In Solirubrobacterales bacterium, a single genomic region encodes these proteins:
- a CDS encoding response regulator transcription factor has protein sequence MRDPIRVLICDDHPIIREAVRSRLETMPEAEVTGEAGDGETAIARVRELNPDLVLIDVEMPGLDGIDTARRIVELRPGCRVLMFSAHNDPSVAALAAESGASGYLLKSASVAETRHAILAVADGRTWFPDLPDPGTDDDDLTRLRSLTPREREILDLLAEGLRADGVARRIGISRATVYTHVRNAVGKLGVDTRTQAVAIATRYSFISPAG, from the coding sequence ACCCGATCCGTGTTCTGATCTGCGACGACCACCCGATCATCCGGGAGGCAGTGCGATCCCGACTCGAGACGATGCCCGAAGCCGAGGTGACCGGCGAGGCCGGTGACGGGGAGACAGCGATCGCCCGGGTCCGCGAGCTGAATCCGGACCTGGTCCTGATCGACGTCGAGATGCCCGGGCTCGACGGCATCGACACCGCCCGTCGGATCGTCGAGCTCCGGCCCGGATGCCGGGTGCTGATGTTTTCTGCCCACAACGACCCGAGCGTCGCCGCCCTTGCCGCCGAGTCGGGGGCTTCGGGCTACCTGCTCAAGTCGGCGTCGGTCGCCGAAACCCGGCACGCGATCCTCGCGGTCGCCGACGGCCGGACCTGGTTCCCGGACCTGCCGGATCCGGGCACCGATGATGACGATCTGACCAGGCTGCGCAGCCTGACGCCCCGTGAACGGGAGATCCTGGACCTGCTCGCCGAGGGGCTGAGAGCCGACGGTGTCGCCCGAAGGATCGGCATCTCCCGGGCGACCGTCTACACCCATGTACGAAACGCGGTCGGCAAGCTCGGGGTCGACACTCGCACTCAGGCGGTGGCGATCGCGACCCGCTACTCCTTCATCTCCCCGGCCGGCTGA
- the msrB gene encoding peptide-methionine (R)-S-oxide reductase MsrB, with product MELRRKVQNVLDLKEGRGPHREDGGEAIPSGKHGSRESTPRGAGPEDGIRDLTEEEWRARLSPEAFEVTRRAATERPFTSPYLENHEDGSYGCICCGVRLFESGTKFESGSGWPSFTAPAAAEQIELREDRSHGMLRVEALCRNCGAHLGHVFEDGPAPTGRRYCINGAALDFRPGEE from the coding sequence ATGGAACTCCGCAGGAAGGTGCAGAACGTTTTGGACTTGAAGGAGGGGCGCGGCCCACACCGGGAGGACGGTGGGGAAGCGATCCCGAGCGGCAAACACGGTAGCAGAGAATCGACGCCTCGGGGCGCCGGACCGGAGGACGGGATTCGGGATCTGACCGAGGAGGAGTGGCGGGCGAGGCTCAGCCCCGAGGCCTTCGAGGTCACCCGTCGGGCTGCCACCGAGCGCCCGTTCACCAGCCCTTACCTGGAGAATCATGAGGACGGTTCCTACGGCTGCATCTGCTGCGGGGTCCGCCTGTTCGAGTCGGGAACCAAGTTCGAGTCGGGCTCCGGCTGGCCGAGCTTCACCGCCCCGGCTGCCGCCGAACAGATCGAGCTGCGTGAGGACCGTTCACACGGAATGCTCCGGGTCGAGGCACTCTGCCGGAACTGCGGGGCCCACCTCGGCCACGTCTTCGAGGACGGGCCGGCCCCGACCGGCCGCCGCTACTGCATCAACGGGGCGGCGCTGGACTTCCGGCCCGGCGAGGAGTAG